A window of the Rhizobium brockwellii genome harbors these coding sequences:
- the ubiE gene encoding bifunctional demethylmenaquinone methyltransferase/2-methoxy-6-polyprenyl-1,4-benzoquinol methylase UbiE, which translates to MSESRTSADGGMETSYGFREVPDGQKQGLVNQVFHKVAKRYDIMNDVMSMGMHRAWKDAMISALNPRKEPGYKVLDVAGGTGDIAFRIVEASGRQAHATVLDINGSMLGVGAERAEKKKLSGNLTFVEANAEELPFEAGSFDAYTIAFGIRNVPRIDAALSEAYRVLKRGGRLLVLEFSEVDMPLLDKIYDAWSFNAIPQFGKAITGEAEPYQYLVESIRKFPNQENFAAMIRQAGFSRVTFTNYTGGIAALHSGWKL; encoded by the coding sequence ATGTCAGAAAGCCGCACTTCCGCCGACGGCGGTATGGAGACCTCCTACGGCTTCCGCGAGGTGCCTGATGGCCAGAAGCAGGGCCTGGTCAACCAGGTGTTCCACAAGGTCGCCAAGCGCTACGACATCATGAACGACGTCATGTCGATGGGAATGCACCGCGCCTGGAAAGATGCGATGATCTCGGCGCTGAACCCGCGCAAGGAGCCGGGCTACAAGGTGCTCGACGTTGCCGGCGGCACGGGTGATATCGCCTTCCGCATCGTCGAGGCGTCAGGCAGACAGGCGCATGCCACCGTGCTCGACATCAACGGCTCGATGCTCGGCGTCGGCGCCGAGCGGGCGGAAAAGAAAAAGCTTTCCGGCAATCTCACCTTCGTCGAGGCGAATGCCGAGGAACTGCCTTTCGAGGCGGGCAGCTTCGACGCCTATACGATCGCCTTCGGCATCCGCAACGTGCCGAGGATCGATGCGGCGCTGTCTGAGGCCTATCGCGTGTTGAAGCGCGGCGGACGGCTGCTGGTGCTGGAATTTTCCGAAGTCGATATGCCGCTTCTCGACAAGATCTACGACGCCTGGTCGTTCAATGCCATTCCACAATTCGGCAAGGCAATCACCGGCGAAGCCGAACCCTACCAATATCTGGTGGAATCGATCCGCAAGTTCCCGAACCAGGAGAATTTCGCGGCAATGATCCGCCAGGCCGGTTTTTCGCGCGTCACCTTCACCAATTATACCGGCGGCATTGCCGCACTTCATTCCGGCTGGAAGCTCTGA